In Hydractinia symbiolongicarpus strain clone_291-10 chromosome 13, HSymV2.1, whole genome shotgun sequence, a single genomic region encodes these proteins:
- the LOC130623236 gene encoding uncharacterized protein LOC130623236, with product MGWEDVVRVFKRLNNVFEKYEKLPSFILKPKQVQCFEYLGEGHHVIAVLPTGFGKSLIYQLLPDFVPERKAGNIVLVVSPLTSIIEDHQRYEPLFEEDLNDASNSVFKISKSIVAGKCKILFAHPESLLPDQGRKILRSKIYEENVVACVIDEAHCVELLGEEFRTEFQNLSVLQAFFPHSIMLALTATASPTKLRNLKKALKIENCKVVTANPNRKSIFLKKRNKNE from the exons ATGGGCTGGGAAGATGTGGTACGTGTTTTCAAGCGGCTGAATAATGTTTTCGAAAAGTATGAAAAGTTGCCCTCGTTTATTTTGAAACCAAAACAAGTTCAATGTTTCGAGTATTTAGGAGAAGGACACCACGTTATAGCTGTTTTGCCTACTGGGTTTGGTAAATCGTTAATTTATCAACTTTTACCCGACTTTGTTCCAGAACGAAAGGCAGGCAATATTGTACTTGTTGTCTCTCCTTTAACATCAATTATTGAAGATCA CCAGAGATACGAACCCTTGTTTGAGGAAGATTTGAATGATGCATcaaattctgtttttaaaatttcaaaaagcatTGTTGCAggcaaatgtaaaattttatttgcacatcCAGAGTCACTGTTACCAGATCAGGGAAGGAAGATATTACGATCAAAAATTTATGAGGAAAATGTTGTGGCTTGTGTGATAGACGAGGCGCATTGTGTGGAATTATT GGGTGAAGAATTTCGTACAGAATTTCAAAACTTATCAGTTTTACAAGCATTCTTCCCTCACAGTATCATGTTAGCTTTGACTGCAACTGCTTCACCAACGAAATtacgtaatttaaaaaaagctttgaaaatagaaaattgcAAAGTGGTTACTGCAAATCCAAATcgtaaaagcatttttttaaaaaaaagaaataagaatgaGTAA
- the LOC130623238 gene encoding uncharacterized protein LOC130623238 → IKFVVIDARGEKETGIGIGVDRDIYSSVWQDILDGLCVGHTERVPFVRHDFYLDEWSSIATILVKGYYDTKYFPMQLCKAFIMYCLFGNVQNDNLIQSFLNYLTSMESKIVDDALHGKNNGLFEDEEFLDILDRFNCKSRVTIMNVYGVILEIARQELIQRPYLMVCSWTKSMNVLI, encoded by the coding sequence ATCAAGTTTGTTGTTATAGATGCACGAGGAGAAAAAGAAACTGGTATTGGCATAGGGGTTGATCGTGATATATATTCTTCTGTTTGGCAGGACATATTAGATGGATTGTGTGTAGGACATACAGAGCGTGTTCCATTTGTACGacatgatttttatttagatGAATGGAGTTCTATTGCTACGATATTGGTGAAAGGGTATTATGACACAAAGTATTTTCCTATGCAACtatgcaaggcttttattatgtaTTGTTTGTTTGGTAATGTTCAAAATGACAATCTAATTCAatcttttttgaattatttgacTTCAATGGAGTCGAAGATTGTTGATGATGCCCTCCATGGAAAAAACAATGGTTTATTTGAAGATGAAGAATTCCTGGATATTTTGGATCGATTTAATTGTAAAAGCCGTGTTACCATAATGAATGTGTATGGTGTGATATTAGAGATCGCACGTCAAGAATTGATACAACGACCATATCTTATGGTTTGCTCTTGGACAAAGTCAATGAATGTTTTAATTTAG
- the LOC130623290 gene encoding uncharacterized protein LOC130623290 has protein sequence MDNVIMNIDRDTLSDIYKNQCIGQHLSKIMNGERENWRHKVFFNIKREESEIGRTHLSQYFDCGALNDDQIETLCHLTANDVNIPQCSLDYRTKVFLPECFVQVYINVFGCGRQESEVYLDEGGITDYVKVFKLKAKSVEAKKNMENFSLHKDGQEVDSRKIHSNCSMQIGKVAHKYYDSRKFIPVFRCLMFF, from the coding sequence ATGGATAATGTCATCATGAACATCGATCGAGACACACTATCAGATATATACAAAAATCAATGCATTGGACaacatttgtcaaaaataatgaACGGAGAAAGAGAAAACTGGCGACACAAAGTCTTTTTCAACATAAAGAGAGAAGAATCGGAAATTGGACGGACACATCTAAGTCAATATTTTGATTGCGGGGCACTCAACGACGATCAAATTGAAACGTTGTGCCATCTTACAGCGAACGATGTCAACATTCCTCAATGTTCTCTTGATTATCGTACGAAGGTTTTCCTGCCAGAATGCTTTGTTCAAGTATACATAAATGTGTTTGGGTGTGGTCGACAAGAGTCAGAGGTGTATTTGGATGAAGGAGGGATAACTGATTACGTTAAGGTTTTTAAGTTGAAAGCGAAAAGCGTCGAAGCAAAGAAAAATATGGAAAATTTCTCCTTGCATAAAGATGGACAAGAGGTGGATAGTAGGAAAATACATAGTAACTGCTCCATGCAAATCGGAAAAGTTGCTCACAAATACTATGATTCACGCAAATTTATACCCGTTTTTcgttgtttaatgtttttttag
- the LOC130623239 gene encoding putative ATP-dependent DNA helicase Q1 produces the protein MDVLKRLDFVFNLHEGFPCALLKGRDVVAVLPTGYGKSLIFQLLPDVIPQKSTRNIVIVVCPLSSIIEDQVQFLNSVGISAMSLHCNNSSTSSYEKAILSEQRRNLLKSTVYQDNVFGIVIDEAHCVECWGEEFRKDFKELSTVRTYFPKASMLALTATASPHHITSLVKSLNMSTAKVIRVNPNRKNIFLDKKIRKSNASGFESYENILLPIANSLNSVREQFPMTIIYMKLKYCGLAFNLFERILSTFQYVGFEKTPSSRLFCQYHAPQTKAMKQIIIKEISKKNSRIRVIFATTALGMGVNIPHVQNVYHITPPSNLEAYVQEIGRAGRSEQPTTAFLFYNNSDVSANKTNVDKNMKLYCQTSTCLREHIQKHFGFKHELQEKCCSICEKVEFVEKPTTVRTRLTAKLRNELNKELCMALSNISEENSIFLFGTPKELATDICYTSSQSNTGAPDLSMLDEKIAKKVQNILSKYF, from the exons ATGGATGTGTTGAAACGTTTggattttgtatttaatttgcACGAAGGTTTTCCTTGCGCTCTTTTAAAGGGCAGGGATGTTGTAGCTGTCCTTCCTACGGGTTATGGAAAGTCGTTAATTTTTCAACTTCTTCCTGACGTTATACCACAAAAAAGTACAAGGAATATCGTTATTGTAGTGTGTCCTTTATCTTCAATTATAGAAGACCAAGTGCAGTTTTTAAACAGTGTTGGTATTTCAGCAATGTCACTTCATTGCAATAATAGTTCCACAAGCTCTTATGAAA AGGCAATACTTTCCGAGCAACGCAGAAATTTATTAAAGTCAACTGTGTATCAAGATAATGTATTTGGAATTGTTATTGACGAGGCCCATTGTGTAGAATGTTG GGGAGAAGAATttagaaaagattttaaagaacTTTCCACAGTGCGCACTTATTTTCCAAAAGCATCTATGTTAGCCCTTACTGCAACTGCCTCACCTCATCATATAACAAGTTTAGTGAAGTCATTGAATATGTCAACAGCAAAAGTTATCAGAGTAAATCCCAACCGCAAAAACATATTTCTTGACAAAAAGATCCGCAAAAGTAATGCTTCTGGATTCGAAAGCTATGAGAATATATTGTTACCTATAGCAAATTCATTAAATTCAGTAAGAGAACAATTTCCAATGACAAtcatttatatgaaattaaaatattgtggtCTTGCCTTTAATCTATTTGAAAGAATTTTAAGCACATTTCAATATGTGGGATTTGAAAAAACACCATCTAGTCGTTTGTTTTGTCAATACCATGCACCGCAGACAAAAGCTATGAAACAAATTATCATAAAGGAAATTTCTAAGAAGAACTCACGGATCAGAGTTATCTTTGCTACCACTGCGCTCGGAATGGGTGTTAATATTCCACATGTACAAAATGTTTACCACATTACCCCACCCAGCAATCTTGAAGCTTATGTTCAAGAAATAGGACGAGCTGGCAGAAGTGAGCAACCTACAACAgcttttttgttttacaataaTTCCGATGTTTCGGCAAATAAAACAAATgtggataaaaatatgaaattgtaCTGCCAGACATCAACTTGCCTAAGGGAgcatattcaaaaacattttggttTCAAGCACGaacttcaagaaaaatgttgttcaaTCTGTGAAAAAGTGGAATTTGTAGAAAAACCAACCACTGTAAGAACTCGTTTAACAGCAAAATTAAGAAATGAATTAAATAAGGAACTATGTATGGCCCTATCCAACATTAGTGAAGAAAATTCGATATTTTTGTTTGGGACTCCCAAAGAGCTTGCCACTGACATTTGTTACACAAGCTCACAATCAAATACAGGTGCCCCTGATTTATCCATGTTAGATGAGAAAATTgctaaaaaagttcaaaatattttgtcaaagtATTTTTGA
- the LOC130623240 gene encoding tigger transposable element-derived protein 6-like, producing MAMSKQQLAGKLAKKTLSLDDKIKFLDFAKKNPELGCRKLADIYKIGKTAAANILRDEKKIREQHEIFREKTKKRNRHGKYHKINEILFEWYKRCCASNIYPNGVMLKEEALEIKEKLQNSDFDNFSASDGWLDRWKTTYSVKERRIVGEAGDVSTETVTSWMERIKELVEGYSLENIWNMDESGCFFKALPAKGLVEKGKQAKGGKKSKLRLTVAFFVNAAGEKIDQPVVIWKSKVPRCFKILKDPSRPANVHYFSNPKSWMTSQVMETVLARFNRKLLFEDRKVILFLDNATCHPESMIGQFSQIKIIFLPKNTTSRLQPLDAGIIQNFKVKYRKRLVKYVLARIQENKSATEIIKSVDILMAIQWVQDAWKEVTNLTIKNCFEKCGVVQGESELMEDQEDDLEFEALVKELTEDMSAAEYIDFDADVPASEPRTNELEINWRHQIREASINAIENPEMACQVEEISEDDDESEDVVEEEMLGFTELITMLDKIKHAKKCCQPLRKRLGTSASK from the coding sequence ATGGCAATGTCGAAGCAGCAGCTTGCTGGTAAACTAGCGAAGAAAACTTTATCATTAGATGATAAGATCAAGTTTTTGGATTTCGCCAAAAAAAATCCAGAACTTGGATGTAGAAAACTAGCAGACATTTACAAGATTGGAAAGACAGCCGCAGCAAATATTTTAAGAGACGAAAAGAAAATTCGTGAACAACATGAAATTTTTcgtgagaaaacaaaaaaacgtaacCGCCATGGCAAGTATCACAAGATAAATGAGATCTTATTCGAATGGTACAAAAGATGTTGCGCTTCTAACATCTACCCTAATGGTGTAATGCTTAAAGAGGAGGCGTTGGAAATTAAGGAAAAACTTCAGAACAGCGATTTTGATAATTTCTCCGCCTCTGACGGTTGGTTGGATCGTTGGAAAACAACATATTCCGTCAAAGAACGTCGTATTGTTGGTGAAGCTGGTGACGTTTCTACAGAAACGGTTACTTCCTGGATGGAGAGGATCAAAGAATTGGTTGAAGGTTATTCActagaaaatatttggaacatggaCGAGTCTGGCTGTTTTTTTAAAGCTCTACCGGCCAAAGGGTTAGTGGAAAAAGGAAAACAAGCAAAAGGTGGGAAAAAGTCAAAGCTTAGAttaactgtcgctttttttgtaaatgcagCTGGGGAAAAGATCGACCAGCCTGTTGTTATCTGGAAGAGTAAAGTCCCgcgttgttttaaaatattgaaaGATCCATCGCGTCCAGCTAACGTTCACTACTTTTCAAATCCTAAATCTTGGATGACATCTCAAGTAATGGAAACTGTACTGGCACGTTTTAAcagaaaacttttatttgaGGACAGAAAAGTTATTCTTTTTCTGGACAACGCCACCTGTCATCCGGAGTCAATGATAGGCCAGTTTTCACAaatcaaaatcattttcttaCCGAAGAACACAACTTCAAGGCTTCAACCACTCGATGCGGGGATCATCCAAAACTTCAAGGTAAAGTACAGAAAAAGACTGGTCAAATACGTGCTTGCAAGGATCCAGGAGAATAAATCTGCAACTGAAATTATCAAGAGCGTAGACATACTTATGGCTATTCAATGGGTTCAAGATGCGTGGAAAGAAGTAACCAACTTGACCATCAAAAATTGTTTCGAGAAATGTGGCGTAGTTCAAGGAGAAAGTGAATTGATGGAAGATCAAGAAGATGACTTGGAATTTGAAGCTCTGGTGAAGGAATTAACTGAAGATATGTCTGCTGCAGAATACATCGATTTTGACGCCGATGTTCCAGCTTCGGAGCCAAGAACTAACGAATTAGAAATAAATTGGCGACATCAAATCCGAGAAGCTAGCATTAACGCAATTGAAAATCCAGAGATGGCATGTCAGGTCGAAGAGATTTCCGAGGATGATGATGAGAGTGAAGACGTGGTTGAAGAAGAAATGCTTGGTTTCACCGAGCTAATCACTATGCTTGATAAAATTAAACATGCCAAGAAATGTTGTCAACCATTACGAAAAAGATTGGGAACTTCAGcttcaaaatag
- the LOC130623291 gene encoding uncharacterized protein LOC130623291 — MYEYIITFMSRTSSEKCWQQMFTLREKLQLQNILQLVEICLVIPISNAEVERVFSGFTKMMTRDRLSLKNESQEAILRVRGDRNFKPSRYDKAVTMFLNQYPNGEVRKRARRLDGHKFHRRRRAKKVLPVIVPLSDDDGKSDDDDCNQNPQQELVNLSDISSDESQWSESDSDDE, encoded by the exons ATGTATGAATATATCATTACTTTCATGTCAAGAACATCAAGCGAAAAATGCTGGCAACAAATGTTCACGCTGAGAGAAAAACTTCAACTTCAAAATATACTTCAACTGGTGGAGATATGCTTGGTAATTCCAATTTCAAACGCTGAGGTAGAGAGGGTGTTCTCGGGATTTACAAAGATGATGACACGTGATAG attGTCCTTGAAAAACGAAAGTCAAGAAGCTATTCTGCGTGTTCGTGGTGATCGAAACTTCAAACCATCGAGATACGATAAAGCGGTTACTATGTTTTTAAACCAATATCCAAATGGTGAAGTCAGGAAAAGAGCTCGAAGACTCGATGGTCACAAATTCCATCGAAGAAGAAGAGCAAAAAAAGTCCTTCCTGTAATTGTTCCACTCAGTGATGACGATGGGAAGAGCGACGATGATGATTGCAACCAAAATCCACAACAAGAGCTTGTTAACCTTTCTGACATATCCAGTGATGAATCACAATGGTCCGAGTCTGATTCCGATGACGAATAA
- the LOC130623241 gene encoding piggyBac transposable element-derived protein 4-like: MRMPWFASTMFRKRFRDILRYFHLVDNRKNVEKGHPNYSKLFKLGGLEEKLSKTFSDMYHPGQNLSIDEQMIGMKSRVGFIQYMSKKPKKFGVKVWACCEAESSYCLKFQIYTGASDTGAEHGLSHRVVFDLMENYLDRNYHLFIDNFYTSLNLIKSLKDRQTYACGTIRTNRGEFPKRFKEGKLDIGKSMYIQIDTIVAVH, from the coding sequence ATGCGCATGCCATGGTTTGCATCAACAATGTTTCGAAAAAGGTTCAGAGATATCTTGAGGTATTTTCATCTTGTAGATAATAGAAAAAATGTTGAGAAAGGACACCCTAATTACTCAAAACTGTTCAAACTTGGTGGGTTGGaggaaaaattaagtaaaacgtTTTCAGACATGTATCATCCTGGGCAAAATCTTAGCATAGACGAACAAATGATTGGTATGAAAAGCCGAGTGGGCTTTATCCAATACATGTCCAAAAAACCAAAGAAATTTGGTGTCAAGGTTTGGGCATGTTGCGAAGCGGAATCCTCGTACTGTCTGAAGTTTCAGATTTACACCGGAGCGTCAGACACTGGAGCTGAGCATGGTTTGTCACACCGAGTTGTATTTGATCTCATGGAAAACTACCTCGATCGGAATTATCATTTGTTCATTGATAATTTTTACACAAGCCTAAACCTGATCAAAAGCCTCAAGGATAGGCAAACATATGCCTGCGGAACTATCAGAACGAACCGAGGTGAATTCCCGAAACGATTCAAGGAAGGAAAACTTGATATCGGCAAATCAATGTATATTCAGATTGATACTATTGTTGCAGTTCACTAG